In one Thalassoroseus pseudoceratinae genomic region, the following are encoded:
- a CDS encoding SDR family NAD(P)-dependent oxidoreductase, with protein MKLTDQIAIVTGAGRGIGQGCAIELARNGADIVLNDRPGCPDLESTAEGIRELGRRCQVVEADVFSREGCEFLVAEAIRFASRIDILVSNPAFSRRGAFLDYPPELFEATINGTLTSGYHMSQLVARQMVNQNTAGKIVFISSVQAEIPTARCFAYGAAKAGLNHMARSIAVELAPHRINVNVIEPGWIDTPGEHVTFTDETIAAEGKKLPWKRLGLPEDIGKAAVFLASSDADYISGTVLPVDGLYLFNHCMADKLRPLKDDD; from the coding sequence ATGAAACTTACAGATCAAATCGCAATCGTGACCGGTGCTGGTCGGGGCATCGGTCAAGGTTGCGCGATTGAACTTGCAAGAAATGGTGCCGATATCGTCCTTAACGATCGGCCAGGTTGCCCCGACTTGGAGTCAACTGCTGAGGGAATACGAGAACTCGGTCGGCGATGCCAGGTGGTTGAGGCGGATGTGTTCTCGCGTGAAGGATGCGAATTCTTGGTTGCGGAGGCGATCCGTTTCGCGTCGCGGATCGATATTTTGGTCAGCAATCCCGCGTTCAGTCGTCGCGGTGCGTTTCTGGATTACCCGCCGGAACTGTTTGAAGCCACGATCAATGGCACGTTGACGAGTGGTTATCACATGAGCCAACTCGTCGCGCGACAGATGGTGAATCAGAACACGGCTGGTAAAATCGTCTTCATCTCGAGCGTCCAGGCGGAGATACCAACTGCCCGTTGTTTCGCGTATGGAGCCGCCAAAGCGGGTTTGAACCACATGGCACGTTCCATTGCGGTCGAACTGGCACCACATCGGATCAATGTCAATGTCATCGAACCTGGATGGATTGATACCCCGGGCGAGCATGTCACGTTTACCGATGAGACAATCGCTGCCGAGGGAAAGAAGCTTCCGTGGAAGAGACTTGGGTTGCCGGAGGATATTGGCAAAGCAGCTGTCTTCCTTGCAAGTTCCGACGCGGACTATATCTCCGGCACCGTGCTACCTGTCGATGGGCTGTACCTGTTTAATCACTGTATGGCCGATAAATTGCGTCCGCTGAAAGACGATGATTGA
- a CDS encoding Gfo/Idh/MocA family protein: MKEILVIGGGSIGERHVRCFQNSGRATVSLCEINDDLRETVAERYQLQQSFHSLESALNESTFDGAVICTPAHLHVGMAMDLVASGCGILIEKPLSISLEGTRELIAEANGHQLPVSVAYVLRQHPALQAIHECVRQQRFGRPVQISYTGGQFFPLYRPAYRETYYTKHETGGGAIQDALTHTVNAAEWIVGPITRLVADAEHCVLDGVDVEDTVHLLTRHDFTENSTSDSPATIPPLLGSFSLNQHQAPNESALTVMCENGIVRFESHNNRWLSCVEPGSDWLVEEAFSLERDDLFIRQANAFLDQLNGKLGPACSLEDALQTLRVNLATLRSVKSGGWEEL, translated from the coding sequence ATGAAAGAAATCCTGGTCATCGGCGGCGGATCAATTGGGGAACGACACGTTCGCTGCTTTCAAAATTCCGGCCGTGCGACTGTCTCGTTGTGTGAGATCAACGATGATCTTCGTGAAACGGTTGCCGAACGATACCAACTGCAACAGTCGTTCCATTCACTCGAATCCGCATTGAACGAGTCGACATTTGATGGCGCCGTGATTTGTACTCCAGCGCATTTGCATGTCGGCATGGCAATGGATTTGGTCGCGTCCGGGTGTGGCATTCTCATTGAGAAACCGTTGAGTATTTCGCTGGAAGGCACTCGCGAATTGATTGCGGAAGCAAATGGACATCAGCTTCCTGTTTCTGTGGCTTACGTGCTTCGACAGCACCCCGCACTACAGGCGATCCATGAATGCGTGCGACAGCAGCGATTCGGCCGTCCGGTGCAGATTTCATACACGGGCGGTCAGTTTTTTCCGCTCTACCGACCTGCTTATCGCGAAACGTACTACACAAAACACGAAACCGGCGGCGGGGCAATTCAGGACGCTCTGACGCATACCGTCAACGCGGCTGAATGGATCGTGGGGCCGATTACGAGGCTGGTCGCCGATGCGGAACATTGTGTCCTCGATGGAGTCGATGTCGAAGACACCGTCCACTTGTTGACTCGACACGACTTCACAGAAAACTCGACGAGCGATTCGCCAGCGACAATTCCGCCGTTGTTGGGGTCGTTTAGTTTGAATCAGCATCAAGCACCGAATGAATCCGCACTGACTGTGATGTGCGAGAACGGAATTGTTCGATTTGAGTCGCACAACAATCGCTGGTTGTCCTGCGTGGAACCCGGTTCCGATTGGCTAGTGGAAGAAGCGTTTTCGCTCGAACGTGACGACTTGTTTATTCGGCAAGCGAATGCATTCTTGGATCAGTTGAATGGCAAACTCGGACCGGCTTGTTCGCTCG